A region of Beijerinckia sp. 28-YEA-48 DNA encodes the following proteins:
- a CDS encoding aromatic ring-hydroxylating dioxygenase subunit alpha has translation MAAVSDIAVEKLLSVGPRNQWYAICPTHFVTEKALSLRRCGYRMVLWRGIDGTPYALEDRCPHRGVPLSCGILMGDRIACGYHGVQVNKDGVAVVVPGAPGSKLEGSKATKSFPLQERAGVIFAYVGDELHQEPPELVLPEELTSPEFSAFLCYAEWNGDYRYVIDNVMDPMHGTFLHKQSHSMSFGDTQANFRIRDTEAGFVFEKEGQRNVNFDWTEYGQTGTSWLRLEIPYPKTGGPGGNFHIIGSYTPISEGKSVVIHWRCRKVDSWQRDTWRFLYKNRLEARHWHVLEQDRTMLEACDPDANKHENLYAHDMGLVRLRRVMKNQAAQQLNALAEAGRQVA, from the coding sequence ATGGCCGCCGTTTCCGATATCGCCGTTGAAAAGCTTCTCTCCGTCGGGCCCCGCAACCAGTGGTATGCGATCTGCCCGACGCATTTCGTCACTGAAAAAGCTCTGTCCCTGCGTCGCTGCGGTTATCGCATGGTTTTATGGCGCGGCATTGACGGAACGCCCTATGCGCTCGAAGACCGCTGCCCGCATCGTGGCGTGCCGCTCTCCTGCGGCATCCTGATGGGCGATCGCATTGCCTGTGGTTATCACGGCGTGCAAGTGAACAAGGACGGCGTCGCCGTCGTCGTTCCCGGCGCTCCCGGCAGCAAGCTTGAAGGCTCGAAGGCGACCAAATCCTTCCCATTGCAGGAACGCGCTGGCGTCATCTTCGCCTATGTCGGCGACGAGCTGCATCAAGAGCCGCCGGAACTGGTCCTGCCGGAAGAACTAACCTCGCCCGAGTTCAGCGCCTTCCTCTGCTATGCCGAATGGAACGGCGACTATCGCTATGTCATCGACAATGTGATGGACCCGATGCATGGCACCTTCCTGCACAAGCAGTCCCATTCCATGTCGTTTGGCGACACCCAGGCCAACTTCCGCATCCGAGACACCGAAGCCGGTTTCGTTTTCGAGAAGGAAGGCCAGCGCAACGTCAATTTCGATTGGACCGAATACGGCCAGACCGGCACGTCGTGGCTGCGTCTCGAAATCCCCTATCCCAAGACCGGCGGTCCGGGCGGCAACTTCCACATCATCGGCTCCTACACGCCGATTTCCGAAGGCAAGTCCGTGGTCATCCACTGGCGTTGCCGTAAGGTCGACAGCTGGCAGCGTGACACCTGGCGCTTCCTCTATAAGAACCGCCTCGAAGCGCGCCATTGGCACGTGCTCGAACAGGATCGCACCATGCTCGAAGCGTGCGACCCCGACGCCAACAAGCATGAGAACCTCTACGCCCACGACATGGGTCTCGTGCGCCTGCGCCGCGTCATGAAGAACCAGGCGGCCCAGCAGCTCAACGCCCTGGCCGAAGCCGGCCGACAGGTCGCCTGA
- a CDS encoding recombinase-like helix-turn-helix domain-containing protein has product MDQYLNPHQTRDHEPTDYENLLGDGIEKAYAAGIHDLPSICEMLNNDCVPSPNGSPWTPELFQQEMKRLGA; this is encoded by the coding sequence ATGGATCAGTATCTGAACCCCCATCAGACCCGAGACCACGAGCCGACCGATTATGAAAATCTCCTCGGCGACGGCATCGAGAAAGCTTATGCTGCCGGCATTCATGATCTGCCCAGCATCTGCGAGATGCTCAACAATGACTGCGTCCCCTCGCCGAATGGCTCGCCTTGGACGCCGGAACTGTTCCAGCAGGAAATGAAGCGCCTCGGCGCGTAA
- a CDS encoding SDR family oxidoreductase, whose protein sequence is MDLGLSGRTVVVTGGTSGIGLATAGLFLNEGAKVAICGRDEARLAKALADLEARFPGKVMAQRCDVTKKEDVEAFAAAVQTWAGGTDILINNAGQGRMTTFASTTDEQWRAELDLKFFSQIHPVRAFQPLLQKSDAAAILAVNSLLAYQPEPYMVCTSAARAGVQSLIKSLATEFAPRIRVNSVMLGLIDSGQWERRFQARENKAQTRDEWMVELTKTKHIPFARLGLPDEVARAIVFLASPAASYVTGASLEISGGISRYI, encoded by the coding sequence ATGGATTTGGGGCTTTCGGGGCGCACCGTCGTTGTGACCGGTGGGACGTCAGGCATCGGCCTGGCGACGGCCGGTTTGTTCTTGAACGAAGGTGCGAAGGTGGCGATCTGCGGACGCGACGAGGCGCGGCTGGCGAAAGCCTTGGCCGATCTCGAGGCGCGCTTTCCCGGCAAGGTGATGGCGCAGCGCTGCGATGTGACCAAGAAGGAAGACGTCGAGGCTTTCGCCGCAGCCGTGCAGACATGGGCCGGTGGCACCGACATTCTCATCAACAATGCCGGGCAGGGGCGCATGACGACCTTCGCCTCGACCACCGATGAGCAATGGCGGGCCGAACTCGATCTTAAATTCTTCAGCCAGATCCATCCGGTGCGGGCGTTTCAGCCGCTGTTGCAGAAGAGCGATGCGGCGGCGATCCTCGCCGTCAATTCGCTGCTCGCCTATCAGCCAGAGCCCTATATGGTTTGCACCTCGGCGGCGCGCGCCGGCGTGCAAAGCCTCATCAAATCATTGGCGACCGAGTTCGCCCCGCGCATCCGCGTCAATTCCGTCATGCTCGGCCTGATCGATTCCGGTCAGTGGGAGCGGCGTTTCCAGGCGCGCGAGAACAAGGCGCAGACGCGTGACGAATGGATGGTCGAACTGACCAAGACGAAACACATTCCCTTCGCTCGTCTCGGCCTTCCAGACGAGGTGGCGCGCGCCATTGTTTTCCTCGCTTCGCCGGCGGCCAGCTATGTGACTGGCGCTTCCCTTGAAATCTCCGGCGGAATTTCCCGCTACATCTGA
- a CDS encoding thiamine pyrophosphate-binding protein, giving the protein MNIATATSSTTTRDEPVGDLIARTLAEAGVTHVFGVISIHNMPILDAIFRQGRITFVPARGEAGAMNMADAYARVSRSVGVVITSTGTAAGNAAGSQVEALTAGSPVLHITTQIDTPWMDRDRAAIHDVPRQPDMLKAVSKAYFRLWDANGVVPVVHAAISAALSAPTGPVSLEIPVDVQRMPAIIPPRIGKPVVVRVAPDADHLDLLADMVKKAKRPMLYLGGGARGAEAAATALVERGFCAATSTNGRASVPEDHPRNIGAFNMTPQAQEIYDRCDLMIVIGSRLRGNETRNNALRLGKPLVQIDADASQGGRNYPIDLFVHGDASLALEGLLQRLPAKVGGDADFAAAVLAARVKGEEGVARGLGVYQKLADVLRDRVHTQALPFVRDVTIGNSTFGNRYVRLAAPHLGVHALGGGIGQGIAMTVGATFAAQGKKTVSLVGDGGAMVNIGELATVVDNACDTVIVMMNDKAYGVIANIQDAQYGNRHAYCHLLTPDFGLLAKSMGLPHVRISKIDDFEPAFDKALAERGPIMLEVDMIAIGPYAEAFGGPPAGAAGGAR; this is encoded by the coding sequence ATGAACATCGCAACCGCAACATCATCTACGACGACCCGCGACGAGCCGGTCGGTGATCTGATCGCCCGCACGCTGGCCGAAGCCGGCGTCACCCATGTCTTTGGCGTGATCTCGATTCACAACATGCCGATCCTCGATGCGATCTTCCGCCAGGGCCGCATCACTTTCGTGCCAGCGCGCGGCGAAGCCGGCGCCATGAACATGGCCGATGCCTATGCCCGCGTGTCGCGTTCGGTCGGTGTCGTCATCACCAGCACGGGCACGGCGGCCGGCAATGCCGCTGGCTCACAGGTGGAAGCGCTTACCGCCGGTTCGCCGGTTCTGCACATCACAACCCAGATCGATACGCCCTGGATGGATCGCGATCGCGCCGCCATCCATGACGTGCCGCGCCAGCCCGACATGCTGAAGGCTGTGTCGAAGGCTTATTTCCGTCTGTGGGATGCCAATGGCGTCGTGCCGGTGGTGCATGCGGCGATCTCGGCGGCCTTGAGCGCGCCGACGGGGCCGGTGAGCCTGGAAATTCCCGTCGATGTGCAGCGCATGCCGGCGATCATCCCGCCGCGCATCGGCAAGCCGGTCGTCGTGCGCGTCGCGCCCGATGCCGATCATCTCGATCTCTTGGCCGACATGGTCAAGAAGGCGAAGCGGCCGATGCTGTATCTTGGCGGTGGCGCGCGTGGCGCCGAAGCCGCTGCGACGGCTTTGGTCGAGCGCGGTTTCTGCGCCGCCACCAGCACCAATGGCCGCGCCAGCGTGCCGGAAGATCATCCGCGCAACATCGGCGCTTTCAACATGACGCCACAGGCGCAGGAGATCTACGATCGCTGCGACCTGATGATCGTCATCGGTTCGCGCCTGCGCGGCAACGAAACCCGCAACAATGCGCTGCGCCTCGGCAAGCCGTTGGTGCAGATCGACGCCGATGCGAGCCAGGGTGGCCGCAACTATCCGATCGATCTCTTCGTGCATGGTGATGCCAGCCTGGCGCTTGAAGGCCTGCTGCAACGCCTGCCGGCGAAGGTCGGTGGCGATGCGGATTTCGCCGCGGCCGTTCTCGCCGCCCGCGTCAAGGGCGAAGAGGGCGTCGCGCGCGGCCTCGGTGTCTATCAGAAGCTGGCCGACGTGCTGCGCGATCGCGTGCACACCCAGGCTTTGCCTTTCGTGCGCGACGTGACGATCGGCAATTCCACCTTCGGCAACCGCTATGTGCGCCTCGCGGCGCCACACCTGGGCGTCCATGCGCTCGGTGGCGGCATCGGCCAGGGTATTGCCATGACGGTGGGCGCCACCTTCGCGGCACAGGGCAAGAAGACCGTGTCGCTCGTCGGCGATGGCGGCGCGATGGTCAATATCGGCGAGCTCGCCACGGTGGTCGACAACGCCTGCGATACGGTCATCGTGATGATGAACGACAAGGCCTATGGCGTCATCGCCAACATTCAGGATGCGCAATACGGCAATCGTCACGCCTATTGCCATCTGCTCACGCCTGATTTCGGCCTGCTCGCCAAGTCCATGGGCTTGCCCCATGTGCGCATCAGCAAGATCGACGATTTTGAGCCGGCCTTCGACAAGGCGTTGGCGGAGCGCGGCCCGATCATGCTCGAAGTCGATATGATCGCGATCGGCCCCTATGCGGAAGCCTTTGGCGGACCGCCGGCGGGTGCGGCGGGCGGCGCGCGCTGA
- a CDS encoding aspartate dehydrogenase produces the protein MRLALIGYGSIARQALGALADTLPSPLEAVICLAREKGANRARDLLESFGGRLARQRLVVGSMAELQQYRPLLVAEAAGHGALKMYGAEVLQGGADLIVTSVGALADSELRGQLDTAAQSSGASYHLCPGAVGGLDLLAAAKLSGLDQVTYTSRKPPKAWMGSPAEKVVDLAALTSAHVFYEGAAADAARDYPQNANVAATVALVGAGFEATRVRLIADPAVSRNIHEISVRSKSVDFELRIEGRPSPDNPKTSLTTGFALARQILDNLKLNRP, from the coding sequence ATGCGGCTGGCTCTGATCGGATATGGCAGCATTGCCCGCCAGGCGCTCGGCGCCCTGGCGGACACCCTGCCGTCGCCGCTGGAAGCCGTGATCTGCCTGGCACGGGAAAAGGGCGCCAATCGCGCCCGCGACCTGCTGGAAAGTTTTGGCGGACGGCTGGCGCGCCAGCGCCTGGTGGTCGGTTCGATGGCGGAGTTGCAGCAGTATCGACCGCTGCTGGTGGCCGAGGCTGCCGGGCATGGTGCACTGAAGATGTATGGCGCCGAAGTGTTGCAAGGCGGCGCCGATCTGATCGTGACTTCCGTGGGCGCGCTGGCCGATAGCGAGTTGCGCGGTCAGCTCGATACGGCGGCGCAAAGCTCGGGCGCCTCCTATCATCTGTGTCCCGGCGCCGTTGGTGGGCTCGACCTGCTCGCCGCCGCGAAGCTGTCGGGCCTCGATCAGGTGACCTACACGTCGCGCAAACCGCCAAAAGCCTGGATGGGATCGCCGGCTGAAAAGGTGGTCGACCTTGCGGCGCTGACATCGGCTCACGTGTTCTACGAGGGCGCCGCGGCCGATGCCGCGCGCGACTATCCGCAGAACGCCAATGTGGCGGCGACCGTGGCGCTGGTGGGGGCGGGATTTGAAGCCACCCGGGTGCGTCTGATCGCCGATCCGGCCGTCAGCCGCAACATTCACGAGATCTCGGTGCGGTCGAAAAGCGTCGATTTCGAGCTGCGGATCGAAGGCCGGCCGTCGCCCGACAATCCCAAGACATCGCTGACCACGGGCTTTGCCCTGGCGCGGCAGATTCTCGACAACCTGAAATTGAATCGGCCTTAA
- a CDS encoding PRC-barrel domain-containing protein → MVALDETTSLIAAGKVTGTPVFNTAGEALGEIYDIMIDKQSGKIAYAVMSFGGFLSIGERYHPLPWNSLKYDTRQGGYVVGLTREQLEGAPTITQADPLHWEERGPEPGIHGAYKAPPYWPF, encoded by the coding sequence ATGGTCGCTCTTGATGAAACGACATCTCTGATCGCGGCGGGAAAAGTCACCGGCACGCCGGTCTTCAACACGGCGGGGGAAGCGCTGGGCGAAATCTACGACATCATGATCGACAAGCAGTCGGGCAAGATTGCTTATGCGGTGATGTCGTTTGGCGGCTTTCTGTCGATTGGCGAGCGCTATCACCCGTTGCCCTGGAACAGCTTGAAATACGACACGCGGCAGGGCGGCTATGTGGTTGGCCTGACACGAGAACAGCTCGAAGGGGCGCCGACGATTACGCAAGCCGACCCGCTGCATTGGGAAGAGCGTGGACCAGAGCCAGGCATCCATGGCGCCTATAAGGCGCCGCCGTACTGGCCGTTTTGA
- a CDS encoding YaiI/YqxD family protein, translated as MSTDLPDAPSRIIIDADACPVKDEVYRVAARHKLRVLIVANSYMQVPRDPMIERILVPAGMDAADNWIADHATPRDVVITADVPLAARCVKVGAAVVAPNGREFTPSSIGMALATRNLMQDMRDAGAVTRGPKPFSPRDRSTFLSTLDTILVRLKKG; from the coding sequence ATGTCCACTGATTTGCCCGACGCCCCTTCCCGCATCATCATCGACGCCGATGCCTGCCCCGTGAAGGACGAAGTCTATCGCGTCGCCGCCCGGCACAAGCTGCGCGTCTTGATCGTCGCCAACAGCTATATGCAGGTGCCAAGAGATCCGATGATCGAGCGCATTCTCGTGCCCGCCGGCATGGATGCGGCCGACAATTGGATCGCCGACCATGCGACCCCGCGCGATGTGGTCATCACGGCCGATGTGCCGCTCGCGGCGCGCTGCGTGAAGGTTGGCGCTGCCGTCGTGGCGCCGAACGGCCGCGAGTTCACGCCCAGTTCGATCGGCATGGCGCTTGCGACCCGCAATCTGATGCAGGATATGCGCGATGCTGGTGCCGTCACGCGCGGCCCCAAACCCTTTAGTCCACGTGACCGCTCAACCTTCCTATCGACGCTCGACACCATTCTGGTACGGCTGAAGAAGGGCTGA
- a CDS encoding NAD(P)H-dependent oxidoreductase, which produces MHALIVVAHPEPQSLTHSIARQVAEGLSLSGPGHSYEIADLAAEAFDPRFTAADLALHRREAAPPADVAAEQARIDRADALVLVYPVYWWSMPGLLKGWIDRVFANGWAYDEGPDTKLVKKLRHLKVHLVAIGGADLRTYARHGYFGAMKTQIDHGIFNYCGAPVVTSELLPGSDAQSHLDTARTIGRDLFAASKQRLTPHAA; this is translated from the coding sequence ATGCATGCCCTCATCGTCGTCGCCCATCCCGAGCCGCAGTCGCTCACCCACAGCATCGCCAGGCAAGTGGCCGAGGGCCTCTCCTTGTCCGGCCCGGGCCATTCCTATGAAATCGCCGATCTGGCGGCCGAAGCCTTCGATCCGCGCTTCACCGCTGCTGATCTCGCCCTGCACCGTCGTGAGGCAGCGCCTCCCGCCGACGTCGCCGCCGAACAGGCCAGGATCGATCGCGCCGATGCGCTGGTCCTGGTCTATCCGGTCTATTGGTGGTCGATGCCTGGCCTTCTCAAGGGGTGGATCGACCGCGTCTTCGCCAACGGCTGGGCTTACGACGAAGGCCCTGACACCAAGCTGGTCAAGAAGCTGCGCCACCTGAAGGTTCATCTGGTCGCAATCGGTGGCGCGGACCTGCGCACCTATGCGCGGCACGGCTATTTCGGTGCGATGAAAACGCAGATCGATCATGGGATCTTCAATTATTGCGGGGCACCTGTGGTCACCTCCGAACTTCTACCCGGCTCGGACGCCCAGTCACATCTCGACACCGCGCGCACCATTGGCCGCGATCTCTTTGCAGCTTCGAAACAGCGCCTGACGCCGCACGCGGCGTGA
- a CDS encoding TetR/AcrR family transcriptional regulator encodes MSSPEALEKAKGPRRRLSRQDRHRQLIEVAWRLVCAEGTEALTLGRLAEQAGVTKPVVYDHFETRSGLLAALYQDFDARQNALMDVALAASTPTLAGRAAVIASSYVDCVLLQGREIPGVIAALAGSPELEKIKRDYEKAFIEKCRLALAPFASAGAIAPAGLWAMLGAAEALSHAAATGDITPVQAQDELLATIVAMVGRQGASTARSGKRA; translated from the coding sequence ATGTCAAGTCCTGAAGCGCTGGAAAAGGCTAAGGGTCCGCGTCGCCGCCTGTCCCGGCAGGATCGGCATCGGCAATTGATCGAAGTTGCCTGGCGGTTGGTGTGCGCCGAAGGGACGGAGGCTTTGACGCTCGGGCGGCTCGCCGAACAGGCTGGCGTCACCAAGCCCGTCGTCTACGATCACTTCGAGACGCGCTCTGGCCTGCTGGCAGCGCTCTACCAGGATTTCGATGCCCGTCAGAACGCGCTCATGGATGTGGCGCTCGCGGCCAGCACGCCGACGCTCGCGGGGCGGGCGGCGGTCATCGCTTCATCTTATGTCGACTGCGTGCTGCTACAGGGGCGCGAGATTCCCGGCGTCATCGCGGCTCTTGCCGGTTCGCCGGAGCTTGAGAAGATCAAGCGTGACTACGAGAAGGCCTTTATCGAAAAATGCCGCTTGGCGCTCGCGCCTTTCGCCAGCGCGGGTGCCATTGCACCGGCCGGACTGTGGGCGATGCTGGGGGCGGCGGAAGCGCTCTCCCACGCTGCCGCGACCGGGGATATCACGCCGGTGCAAGCCCAGGACGAATTGCTGGCGACGATCGTTGCGATGGTTGGCAGGCAGGGGGCCAGCACGGCGCGGTCGGGCAAGCGTGCTTGA
- a CDS encoding extracellular solute-binding protein: protein MMKSFRTAAGVIPAAALVVAMSAASAKADMTSDLYEKAKAEGALTLYTGGPVAPYQGIVAEFEQKFPGIKVSVTGGFSNVLNDKIEQQLKAGKLEADMALFQTAQDFVAWKKRNLLLNFQVEGHENIAPVFKDPDGAFTTARVNAIAYAYNKNAVAANEVPKSALDFLKPEFSDKIITCYPADDDATLYVFYTIVQKYGWSYMDRFMANKPSFIQGHLGVIRAIASGERLVTFDATTSTTGSLKQSGAPVELVIPQDDPIVTFTLTAGIFKDAPHPNAAKLFLNWYLQPEQQRRSGVFSARTDVPPPAGFKPLSAANAALDYNAFVSNEPLIIDLRKRFEAYTGPVVNKGGVQ from the coding sequence ATGATGAAGAGTTTCCGCACAGCAGCCGGGGTGATCCCGGCTGCGGCACTCGTCGTCGCCATGAGTGCGGCGAGCGCCAAGGCCGACATGACGAGCGATCTCTATGAGAAGGCAAAAGCCGAAGGCGCGCTCACTCTTTATACCGGCGGCCCGGTCGCACCTTATCAAGGCATCGTCGCCGAATTCGAACAGAAGTTTCCCGGCATAAAAGTCAGCGTGACGGGCGGCTTCAGCAATGTGCTGAACGATAAGATCGAGCAGCAGCTCAAGGCCGGCAAGCTCGAAGCCGACATGGCGTTGTTTCAGACGGCCCAGGATTTCGTTGCCTGGAAGAAGCGCAACCTGCTGCTGAATTTCCAGGTCGAGGGTCATGAAAACATCGCCCCCGTCTTCAAGGATCCCGACGGCGCCTTCACCACCGCGCGCGTCAATGCGATCGCCTATGCCTATAACAAGAACGCGGTTGCCGCGAACGAAGTGCCGAAATCGGCGCTGGATTTTCTCAAGCCGGAATTTTCCGACAAGATCATCACCTGCTATCCGGCGGACGATGACGCCACGCTCTACGTCTTCTACACCATCGTTCAAAAATACGGCTGGTCCTATATGGACCGCTTCATGGCCAACAAACCCAGCTTTATCCAAGGCCATCTCGGCGTTATTCGCGCCATCGCCTCCGGCGAACGCCTGGTGACTTTCGACGCAACGACCTCCACCACCGGATCATTGAAGCAGAGCGGCGCGCCGGTCGAACTCGTCATCCCGCAAGACGACCCCATCGTGACCTTCACCCTCACAGCCGGCATTTTCAAGGATGCGCCGCACCCCAACGCCGCCAAGCTCTTTCTCAACTGGTATCTGCAGCCCGAGCAACAGCGGCGCTCCGGCGTCTTCTCGGCGCGCACCGACGTGCCACCACCGGCCGGCTTCAAACCGCTCTCCGCCGCGAATGCCGCCCTCGACTATAACGCCTTCGTCTCGAACGAGCCGCTGATCATCGATCTGCGCAAGCGTTTCGAGGCCTATACCGGCCCCGTGGTCAACAAGGGCGGCGTGCAATAG
- a CDS encoding CocE/NonD family hydrolase — MRTYGSHARQFLVGLLTLLPLYATAQEPAPERAQERAPERSPARIIQVPMSDGITISAALYLPKTPGPAPTLLAASPYRFDNDGLPAVSIYPIQELGPIGFYNAHGYAYIHMDVRGTGRSGGQYQYQSRREQRDLYEVIEWIAKQPWSSGKVGGVGQSYYARSQWFAATQAPPHLACIAPYDGHIDTYRQSAYTGGIPGAYPEGWWSTVRNYNQRPLTGPSREVPWDYSLNMRRHPTYDAFWRERSAGENLHRVKIPVYSIGVWGKVDLHLNGNILGFQRVAGPKKLLVLGGADVNEAVAEYASIKFHERYLLPFYDWCLKGEPTAYQKEPTVRYALVNGNRMETADAWPPKAANYRSYYLAAGPSGSVTSLNDGLLTSEVSDSANGKTTYTYPDAGWRNGVVGPGPDGRPDPARRVLTFVTQPFDRDTEITGPIKLVLYAASTQPDTQFIVKISDQSQQADEEHARGVQPRARIVTKGWLMASHRAIDAKQSLENAPYYTHENPQPIEPGKVYKYEIAVMPTAYLFKKGSRLRLEISNGDSSITDAIFTHPYSARQNGTDTFFHSKDYPSQLIVPVLDAERSAQATPQK; from the coding sequence ATGCGCACCTATGGATCGCATGCGCGCCAATTTTTGGTTGGCCTGCTCACGCTTTTGCCTCTTTACGCCACTGCACAAGAGCCTGCGCCAGAACGCGCGCAAGAGCGCGCACCAGAACGTTCCCCTGCCCGCATCATTCAAGTCCCCATGAGCGACGGCATCACCATCTCCGCTGCGCTCTATCTGCCCAAGACACCGGGCCCCGCCCCGACCCTGCTCGCCGCCTCGCCCTATCGCTTCGACAATGACGGCCTGCCGGCGGTTTCGATCTACCCGATTCAAGAGCTCGGCCCCATCGGCTTCTACAATGCGCATGGCTACGCCTATATCCATATGGATGTCAGAGGCACCGGCCGCTCCGGCGGCCAGTATCAATATCAAAGCCGGCGCGAACAACGCGATCTCTACGAAGTGATCGAATGGATCGCCAAGCAACCCTGGTCGAGCGGCAAGGTCGGCGGTGTCGGCCAGTCCTATTACGCGCGCTCTCAATGGTTCGCGGCCACGCAGGCGCCACCGCACCTGGCCTGTATCGCGCCCTATGACGGCCACATCGATACCTATCGGCAATCCGCCTATACAGGCGGCATTCCAGGCGCCTATCCGGAAGGGTGGTGGAGCACGGTTCGCAACTACAACCAGCGTCCGCTGACCGGCCCGTCTCGTGAAGTGCCCTGGGACTATTCGCTGAACATGCGGCGCCATCCGACCTATGACGCATTTTGGCGCGAACGTTCAGCCGGCGAAAATCTGCATCGGGTCAAAATCCCCGTCTATTCCATTGGCGTCTGGGGCAAGGTCGACCTGCATCTGAACGGCAATATCCTGGGCTTTCAACGGGTCGCCGGCCCCAAGAAACTTCTGGTTCTGGGCGGCGCCGATGTGAACGAAGCCGTTGCCGAATATGCCAGCATCAAGTTCCACGAGCGCTACCTGCTGCCGTTCTATGACTGGTGCTTGAAAGGCGAGCCGACGGCCTATCAGAAGGAGCCGACCGTTCGCTATGCTCTCGTCAACGGCAACCGTATGGAGACAGCCGACGCCTGGCCGCCGAAAGCCGCGAACTATCGCAGCTATTATCTGGCGGCAGGCCCCAGCGGCAGCGTCACGTCCCTCAACGACGGTCTTCTGACGTCGGAGGTTTCAGACAGCGCGAACGGCAAGACCACCTATACTTATCCCGACGCCGGCTGGCGCAACGGCGTCGTCGGCCCTGGCCCCGATGGGCGTCCCGATCCGGCGCGGCGCGTTTTGACCTTCGTGACGCAACCTTTCGATCGCGATACGGAGATTACGGGACCGATCAAGCTCGTCCTCTATGCGGCATCGACCCAACCGGACACGCAGTTCATCGTCAAAATTTCCGATCAATCGCAGCAGGCCGACGAAGAGCATGCCCGTGGCGTGCAGCCCCGCGCCCGCATCGTCACCAAGGGCTGGCTGATGGCCTCCCATCGCGCCATCGATGCCAAGCAATCGCTGGAAAACGCCCCCTATTACACCCACGAAAACCCACAGCCGATCGAGCCGGGCAAGGTGTACAAATATGAGATCGCCGTCATGCCCACGGCCTATCTCTTCAAAAAGGGTAGCCGCCTGCGCCTTGAGATCAGCAACGGCGATTCATCCATCACCGACGCGATCTTCACCCATCCCTACAGCGCCCGGCAGAACGGCACGGATACCTTCTTCCACAGCAAGGACTATCCGTCGCAACTCATCGTGCCGGTTTTGGATGCGGAGCGATCAGCGCAGGCCACGCCGCAAAAATAG
- a CDS encoding FCD domain-containing protein, which translates to MEKADLAPRNSPLASQAYETLRASIIACQISPGEKLKVDALQKLHKFSSSPLREALNRLVAEGLVTSDDRRGFRTAPMTAKDLGDLTQCRTIQEAGAFELAIRYGDDAWEASVVAAFHRLEKVERQINRGEAQRDDTWTQLHKAFHIALISACGSERLISACENHFDQSERYRRLSANVRSKSRNTVAEHKALMDCVLRRDTAKARTLIVDHIEKTAANVSKYLKENGL; encoded by the coding sequence ATGGAAAAAGCCGACCTCGCCCCGCGCAACAGCCCTCTCGCCTCGCAGGCTTATGAAACGCTGCGTGCGTCCATCATCGCTTGCCAGATCTCGCCGGGAGAAAAGCTCAAGGTCGATGCGCTGCAGAAGCTCCATAAGTTTTCGAGCAGTCCCTTGCGTGAAGCGCTGAACAGGCTGGTCGCCGAAGGGCTTGTCACCTCCGACGATCGACGCGGGTTTCGTACCGCGCCGATGACGGCGAAAGATCTCGGCGATCTCACCCAGTGCCGCACCATTCAGGAAGCCGGCGCCTTCGAACTGGCGATCCGATATGGCGATGATGCCTGGGAAGCCAGTGTCGTCGCAGCGTTCCACCGGCTTGAGAAAGTCGAGCGCCAGATCAATCGCGGCGAAGCGCAGCGAGATGATACCTGGACGCAACTGCACAAGGCCTTTCACATCGCTTTGATTTCGGCATGCGGATCGGAACGCCTGATCAGTGCTTGCGAGAACCACTTCGATCAGTCCGAACGCTACCGTCGCTTGTCGGCCAATGTTCGCAGCAAGTCGCGCAACACGGTCGCCGAGCACAAGGCCCTCATGGACTGTGTCCTACGACGCGATACCGCAAAGGCCCGCACGCTGATTGTCGACCACATCGAGAAGACGGCCGCCAATGTCTCGAAATATCTGAAGGAAAACGGGCTTTAG